The genome window AATGCTTTTATTTTTAGTGCGGGGAAGATACGGTATTTTAAAATAAATATTTTTATTATTAGTGTGGAATTTAAAAAAGCTTAAATCCCTTAAAATCCTTATGTTGCTTATCTCCCTTATCTACCTTGTCTCTGCAATTAACAGGATTTACGGACAAAGCGGTTTGATATGCGATCGCGAGCGCATACCAAATTGTATGAGATTGATTTAACAAAAAAGCAATTGCCTGTCGCTAAAATTTAACTATCGGCGATCGCAATATTTTGGCTCTACATTAAATCGAACACAAGTTTTTTTTCAATTTTTATAGGTAGTATTGCAGTAGGGGTGAGTTAATTGTGCGTTTTTTAAAGTTCCTAAACCCCCATCAGCTTTTCTTGTAATATGGTCGATACTGTTAAATCGGCTAGGCAGATACCCTCCACAAATTTTACAAACTGGCCAGCCTGGTAGAGCATCTCTAATAAATGCAGATGCTTTGGTTTCTCTAGAAAATTCTTTACTCTGAATTTCACCAGTGTCGGCTTTCTTTGGAATTCTCAAAGTTGTAAATTTTTTATCACCGGATTTTATTTCTGTGATAACATTTTTTTTATCTACACCTCCTGACAACTTATTAATGACTTCTAAGTAGAAGTCTCTCACTAGCTCTCTAGCTTGTAATGCGTCACTCTTCTTAGCAACAAGTTGTGGAACCATATCATAATTCCAAATTACCCATTCAAAGTCTTTTCTTACCTTTATCAATTTAGACCAGGATTTAGTCTGTTGTAAATGTAAAATTAAACTGACCACCCCATAAAAGGAACCAATTTTTGGCTTTCCTTGTTGAGTATAAAAGTATACCAGTGGATGTAAACCCAGAGATGAAGGATCGTTGCTATTGATTCTTTGAGCCACTTTTTTGCACTGCTTTAGCAGCTCAATGGTTTTATCGCCTTTTGAATCTTCTCCCAACTCATTATCGGTTGATATGTTATTGACAATATTTATAAATTCTAAAATTAATTCCAGTTTATCCGACGATGAAAGATTCCCCACAATTGGTACATCTAATGTTTTAATGGGATTTGAAAGTTTGGGCTGAAATATAAGTTCGTGTATTTCTTGCGCTACTGTTTCAATCTCATCCTGTTTTTGTTCAGAGAACTCCGACCAATATTTATGACCGTTACCACTTCTCACGATCGCACGCGCCGCCACACCATTAGGTGTTTTGCGTGCTTGTAGCAACCTCATCTCAGTCTCGCTAATCGGGGCTGCTTTCTGGTTTATTTTGAAAAAAGATTCCTCCGCTTTCATAGCATCACCTTCAACCCATTGAAGTGAAATCGCTGAAGCTCCTAAGTTCCTAGCTCTTTCCTGCATTTTAGGGTTAACTTTACCTGGTTGTAATGTCAATGATTGATAATCTTTGTAAGCTCCTATTTTCTCTTTAATTAGTTTGCGAGTTTCTTTTGCTGCCTCTTTCTGCTCGTCAGTGATGTTGCCATCATAAAATTGTTTAGAAATCTTACCATCCCCATAATCATCATTAATCCAAGCAAGTAACGAACTCAGTCGATGAGAACCATCAACGACAAAATAGTGGCTACTACCTCGCCAAAGAATAACTGCGGGGATGAGATCTCCATCTAAAAAACTCTCAATGAACTCGCAGATTTTTTCTGCATCCCATTCATTAGTTTCTCTTTGAAAATCCGGTTTTCGTAAATATGGATAAAAGAAGGAACCTTGTTCTAGATCGCGAATACCCATAGTGAGGATACTTCTTCCCATATTGCGTTCCTGCTGATCTTTAATTTCAAATGCTTCTCGGGGAATAAGTGCATCTAGACTAACTGGGGAATTTTTGGATGATTTTGCCATTTTAAGTACCGATTGTTACTTTTTAGTAGTTTTTGAGTTTTCGCTTGATAATCTTCCGTTTGAGCGGTGCAAGTCAGGCTAATTTCGCTCAATCTAGAGGCTAAGGGCATCTTCAGAATGTCGCGCAAATTAGCAATGATGACTAATGACTACTGACTAATGACTAATGGAGGCTAGCGGTTCCCAACTTGTCACATCTTCAAATAAAGATTGATACCCCGCTGCATTGGGATGCAGCCCGTCAGCAATCAGGCGCGATCGCCACCAATCACTGCCCCGATTTATCCATTTATCAAAAATATCTAAATAGGGAATTCCCCGCAACTGACAAGCTAATTTCGTTGCCTCTTTATACCGATATTGGTCAGCATGACTGTAATACAAACAATCTTGAAAAGGCATTTTACTTTCATCCACCGGCACCATCCCGACAAATATCACCGGACAAAGTTGTTGGGACAGGTTTAACAAATGATCCAAAACAGTTTTAAAATGTTCAAAATCAGTGTAGCTGCGCCCGGTAGGTGACTGCACTCTCGCCGAATCGTTGAGACCTACCGAAAGAATAATCGCATCCGGGACGCGGTTTCTGAGCTCGCCCCGGTGCCGAAACTCGTTTTCCAGGCGCTGGGAGACTTGATAAGCCCGATCGCCCCGAACGCCCAAATTGTATAAAACGTGTCCTGCACTCTCCGGTAACATCCACTGGCGCCGCAATCTTTCCACCCAGCCACCGCCTACACCGTCGCCGAAACCGTAGATTAAGCTGTCACCGAAAGCAACCAATTTGAGGGGATGAGAATTTCCCCGATGCAAGTGACCAAAGGAATAGGCTGTTGCTACCTGCATAAGCAATGATACTCAGTTAATAAATTATGAATCTTGACATACTAGACTAGAATGTAACATTACATAAAGTAGGTAGTCTCATGGTTAAGCGTCCAACCTTCGATTCAACTCAGCTAACCCGTCGCGCGGAAGAGTTGATTAACGGTGCATCCAACCGCTATCGGATTACGGTGCAGGTGGCGAACCGCGCAAAACGCCGTCGGTATGAAGATTTTGACAATATGGACGACCATCAAATGAAACCTGTAATGCGGGCGATATTTGAGATGTCGGACGAACTGACTCAGCCGGAAATTATCGGAGACATCTAGACTTTGGGAGTTTTGGGTTTTGAGTGGTGAATTGCCAGCAATTTTTGTCAACTCAAAACTCACAACTTTTTCAAACTAGACTTGGGCGCGCGGGACGAGAAACCCGGTTTATTCCTAGCTACCTCGTTAAGAAACCTCTGATTTTGCTAAGAAACCGGGTTGACGATCGTAAATCGTAAAATTATAAACTAGGAAATCTCCTGGCGGCTAAGTTTATGAAATTATTCTATTTTTGAAATTCTTGTCAAAACCGTGAATAGATTAAAGCAGGGCTTAAGTTTTCTGTTTGTTACTTTGAGTGTAGCGATTTTCACGCTTTTGAGTTGGGTATTAGAATCCGGGGAACTGAGTATGTCAGCTTTGGAACCTTCGCTGCTGCGGAGTTCTGAGTCGCCCTCAGTGCAGCGGGTGGCTCAACAATCTGCGCCGCGGCAAGTGAGGGTGCAAGATGCGTGGAAATTGGTGTACGAAAAATTGCCGGATTTCCCGATGGAGAATAACTACATTTCTAAGGAAACAGGAAAAGTCGATCCTACCAATACTTTAGTCGGGCGGTTGATTCGATATCACGTATTTGTCAAAGGACGGCCGCCCAATTACCGCTTTGATTGGAAGTTGAGTTTAGCTGACTATCTGGGGGCGACTCCCGATTATTTGGTAGAAAGCGTGTATCCGGGAAAGGACGTTTTGCGATCGAATCCAATGGAACAGGATCGCGCGGCTATTCAAAGGTTAAATAGAGCACAGCGGGATGCTTTGGTTCAAGCTTTGGTTGATGTTTTTACGGAGAATTCCGGGGGTGGGCGCACACCGGCGGCGGGGGAAAAACCACAAGGGCGATCGAACACACCGACAATACCTCAACCCCAGCCCGGAGATGCGAAGTTGCTGGCACCTTAATACTCAGGAATGCAGAAACCGGGGTTTTTACGAAAATATTGCATCCCGACCTTTGAAAATGGTAAAAAACCCGGTTTCTTTGCTATTTATGGGTAATATCAAATCTGTTAGCATCGGAATTATTCCTATCTCTATTCTCGACCTCTGCGTAAATGGGCGTGAATCCCTTGTCATCTGCGGCCCGAGAAATTATATTTTTTTTACCGCAGATGAGGGCAGATAAACACAGATTAACGCAGATGAGTTCTATGAATTCCGGTTGCACCATCCGTGATTGTTAACTGTTGACTGGATTTGACTATTCCGATGCAACCGGAATTGAGATAAGTCCTACTAATCTAAAATCCAAAATCTCAAATCTAAAATCCCTTAATGGTGGAACGTGTAATTAAAACGGGTGTTGGGTGGCGTTTGGGATGGAACCCGGAGGCGCAGGAGTTTCAGGGTTTGGTGGCTGGCGACGGTTGGGCGATCGAACTCACGGAGGCTGAGTTGAACGATTTTTGCCGATTGTTGGGGCAATTGGCCGGCACAATGAGTCAAATCGCCTCTGAGTTAATGGACGAGGAAAAAATCGCCATTGAAGCCGAAAGCGACTTGCTGTGGGTGCAGGTGGAAGGCTATCCCGAAGCTTACAGCGTGCAATTGATCTTGAATGCTGGCAGGAGGTGCGAGGGTTTTTGGCCGGCGGCTGCGGTTCCGAGTTTGGTGCAGACCGCAAAAGTTTTAAAAGTTTTTTGACTTTTTCGGGGATTCTATGCTAAGCTGTTAAAGCTGTCGGGGCGTAGCGCAGCTTGGTAGCGCACTACTTTGGGGTAGTAGGGGTCGTGGGTTCAAATCCCGCCGCTCCGATAGATGGAATCCTTATACACTAAGGATTCCATTATTTTTGGTAGATTTCGCAGCAGCCGTTAAAAAACTTGTAGATTTAATTCAAAAAGAAAGTACCCGACAGGTATCGATCGTAAACTTGACACCAATGGGCATTGCCGTGTCCCTACCGGCGCTTCGATCGCAGGTTCCGGTCATCATAAGTGCAAGTCTTGTAGTTCTAAGCTAAGGAAAAAACGATCGTGAACGACAAACAGCATCATGAAAACCCCGACTCCACTCCAGAGCAATCTACTTCCCATCCCCTCGCCACAAGTCTTGGTGCAGCAGGCGGTGGTGTTGCCGGTGCCGCAATAGGGGGTTCAGTCGGTGGGCGCGCGGGCGCAACGCTGGGAGCAGTGGCGGGGGCGATCGCCGGTAGCATCGCCGGAAATGCCCTCGCAGAACTGACCGCAGAAGTAGCTGAGCAGGTAAACGAGGCCATAGGATTGGACTTGGGAGCCGATAACCAGGAGATTGAGTTGCCCCGGCACTACTCTTGGGATGAGTTACGCGCTTTATCCAAGCCCCAGAGCTAAAAACTACGGGCTTGCGCCCTCAGATTCCCGATCGGGATTTCTGGTCTCGATCGTCATGACTTAGCATATTCAGCAATTTTTTGGCAACTATAGCGCCCACGACAACTCCACCAACAACTTGAGCAACCTGGACAGCTTGCTTTACCCCATCACCAGAATTCATGTGTTCGTGGAATATCTCGTCTTTTAGCCAGTCTGTAGTGACTTTGAAGTTATGAACCGGAGTTGGCAATAGTTCTAGATAAGTGCCTTGGCGAATCAGATGACCGACTTCGCCTGTCACTTCAACAACGTCGTAAATGTTAGCGGCACTATTTTCTAACCCTAGTTTGAGGAGGGTTCCGCGTAGGTTAACTTGAGCTGGTTTTGGCTCATGTCCTAATGCGATCGCTTTCAGATTATGCGCGATCGCAGCTCCTTGCTGATAGGCTACTTGGGCTGTGGCAGGCAGAGGTTTCGTATCCTTGTGCGGTTCAGATGAGTAGGATATGAGTTCGGGATGCAGCTCGATATGCTTGTACTCGTGGCCCTCAACCGTTGATGATTGCACGTCCACCGCACAATCACCACCTGCAAAAACTTCTGGGAAATCGGGCAACTGCAAAGTGGGAGTAACGTGTAAGCGACCATGTTTGTCGCGGTGTTCGTCGGGAATCGGCAAGTTTTTAATCAGTGGATGTGTAGCAGTTCCACTTGTCCAAATCGCGGTAGATGCTGATAATATTTCAGACTTTCCATCGCGCTTGTATTCAACTGAATCTCGACGAATAGCGGTCGCTTCTGCTCCCGCGATTAACTCTACTGGTACGGCGCGTTTTTGCAATTCTTGCTCGGCAGTTTCGCGTAAATGACTGTTAATATCACCCTTGAGAATTTCGTTGCCGTGATTGATTAGTACCACCCGGACTTCTTGAGGATTACCTCCCAATGCCTCATACCAATGAGGTAGCAAATCGCCTAAAGTGGCTGCCATTTCCACACCACTTGGCCCGCCACCGATCGCAGCTACAGTTAGCAGCCGACGACGCTGTTCGGGGTCTTCGATTTGAACGGCTCGCTGCAAGCAGTCGCGCAGGTGGCGATCGAGGGCGATCGCATTTTCTTGGGTGCGAAAATCAAAGGCATATTCTTTAGCACCCTCAACGCCAAAATAGCCCGTAACGCTACCTAAAGCTAATACTAAGTTGCTGTAGTTGTAGCAGTCCCCGGAAGTTAATTTGACTTCCCGTTCATGGAGGTCGATCGATTGAACCGTATCTTGCACAAAAATGATACCGCTATCCTCAAGCAGTTCCTTAAAAGTTGGTACAACCTGATTAGC of Oscillatoria nigro-viridis PCC 7112 contains these proteins:
- a CDS encoding HNH endonuclease family protein, which encodes MAKSSKNSPVSLDALIPREAFEIKDQQERNMGRSILTMGIRDLEQGSFFYPYLRKPDFQRETNEWDAEKICEFIESFLDGDLIPAVILWRGSSHYFVVDGSHRLSSLLAWINDDYGDGKISKQFYDGNITDEQKEAAKETRKLIKEKIGAYKDYQSLTLQPGKVNPKMQERARNLGASAISLQWVEGDAMKAEESFFKINQKAAPISETEMRLLQARKTPNGVAARAIVRSGNGHKYWSEFSEQKQDEIETVAQEIHELIFQPKLSNPIKTLDVPIVGNLSSSDKLELILEFINIVNNISTDNELGEDSKGDKTIELLKQCKKVAQRINSNDPSSLGLHPLVYFYTQQGKPKIGSFYGVVSLILHLQQTKSWSKLIKVRKDFEWVIWNYDMVPQLVAKKSDALQARELVRDFYLEVINKLSGGVDKKNVITEIKSGDKKFTTLRIPKKADTGEIQSKEFSRETKASAFIRDALPGWPVCKICGGYLPSRFNSIDHITRKADGGLGTLKNAQLTHPYCNTTYKN
- a CDS encoding NAD(P)/FAD-dependent oxidoreductase, which translates into the protein MNNPIYQTVILGGGFAGLFTALHLAHEHYPRSVILIDSSERFCFKPLLYEYFSGEMDANQVVPTFKELLEDSGIIFVQDTVQSIDLHEREVKLTSGDCYNYSNLVLALGSVTGYFGVEGAKEYAFDFRTQENAIALDRHLRDCLQRAVQIEDPEQRRRLLTVAAIGGGPSGVEMAATLGDLLPHWYEALGGNPQEVRVVLINHGNEILKGDINSHLRETAEQELQKRAVPVELIAGAEATAIRRDSVEYKRDGKSEILSASTAIWTSGTATHPLIKNLPIPDEHRDKHGRLHVTPTLQLPDFPEVFAGGDCAVDVQSSTVEGHEYKHIELHPELISYSSEPHKDTKPLPATAQVAYQQGAAIAHNLKAIALGHEPKPAQVNLRGTLLKLGLENSAANIYDVVEVTGEVGHLIRQGTYLELLPTPVHNFKVTTDWLKDEIFHEHMNSGDGVKQAVQVAQVVGGVVVGAIVAKKLLNMLSHDDRDQKSRSGI
- a CDS encoding DNA-directed RNA polymerase subunit omega; this translates as MVKRPTFDSTQLTRRAEELINGASNRYRITVQVANRAKRRRYEDFDNMDDHQMKPVMRAIFEMSDELTQPEIIGDI
- a CDS encoding DUF1818 family protein; this translates as MVERVIKTGVGWRLGWNPEAQEFQGLVAGDGWAIELTEAELNDFCRLLGQLAGTMSQIASELMDEEKIAIEAESDLLWVQVEGYPEAYSVQLILNAGRRCEGFWPAAAVPSLVQTAKVLKVF
- a CDS encoding GDSL-type esterase/lipase family protein; the protein is MQVATAYSFGHLHRGNSHPLKLVAFGDSLIYGFGDGVGGGWVERLRRQWMLPESAGHVLYNLGVRGDRAYQVSQRLENEFRHRGELRNRVPDAIILSVGLNDSARVQSPTGRSYTDFEHFKTVLDHLLNLSQQLCPVIFVGMVPVDESKMPFQDCLYYSHADQYRYKEATKLACQLRGIPYLDIFDKWINRGSDWWRSRLIADGLHPNAAGYQSLFEDVTSWEPLASISH